In Ruania alkalisoli, the DNA window ACTTCCGCGGTCGGGAGCAGGCGCGTCATCCCCTCGAGCATTCCGAGTCCGGCGCGCAGGATCGGCACCACGATCGGGCGCGGTTCGGCGAGCGCGGTGCCCATCGCGTGGGCGACGGGGGTGTCGATCTCCACCGACTCGGTGCGGATGTCCCGGGTGGCCTCGTAGGCCAGCAGCGTCACGAGCTCCTCGGTGAGCTGGCGGAAGATGGGAGAGGGAGTCCGCACGTCCCGCAGGACGGTCAGTTTGTGGGCGATGAGCGGGTGGTCGGCGACGTGCAGGCGCATGGGTGCCAATCTACGCGGTGGGATCGGTTGGGGGACACACGTTCCCGGTGCCGACGCCTGTCGCCGACCTAGGCTCCGGGCCCGGAGGTTGTGTCGCCGCCGGAGCGGGCACACTGGTGTCATGACGGAGAGCAGCCCGGAGCGCACGCTCATCATGGACGCGATGGGCCTCGCGCTCGACGAAGCCCGTACGGCGGGGGAGGCCGGAGATGTGCCGGTGGGCGCCGTCGTGCTCTCCCCGACGGGGGACGTGATCGGGGTGGGCCGTAATCGCAGGGAGGCCGACGGCGATCCCACGGCTCATGCGGAGATCCTCGCCCTGCGAGAAGCGGGCCAGCATCTGGGCGGGTGGCGCCTGACCGGCTGCACGCTGGTGGTGACGTTGGAGCCGTGCACGATGTGCGCCGGCGCGATCGTGCTGGCGCGGGTGCCGCAGCTGGTGCTGGGGGCGTGGGACGAGAAGGCGGGGGCGTGCGGGTCCACACGGGACGTCGTCCGGGACTCCCGGCTCAACCACCAGGTGCGGGTGACCGGGGGTGTGCGCGGTCAGGAGGCGGTGACGATGCTGCGGGAGTTCTTCGACCAGCGTCGCTGAGTCATCGGCCCACACTCGAGGAAGCGTCAGAGGGCGGCGTCGAGCGCCTGGAGGGTCTCGGAGGTGCCCGTGTGCAGGTGGAGGGTGGCCAACTCGTCGCCGCGAGTGGTGCCGCGGTTGACGATCGCCACCGGCATACCGTTCTTATGGGCGTGGCGAACGAAACGCAGACCGGACATCACAGCCAGGGACGAGCCCGCCACCAGCAGCGCCTCGCCGGAATCGACCATCGCGAATGCTCGCGCGACCCGTTCCTTGGGCACGTTCTCCCCGAAGTAGACGATGTACGGCTTGAGCATCCCGCCGCAGACGGTGCAGGCAGGGACGCGGAAGCCAGCAGTGGAGTCGATGACGGCGTCCGCGTCCGGGGCGATCTCCACGTCACCGACCTCACGGCTGAAGTCCGGGTTCAGTGCTTCGAGCCGCTCGTGCATCTGCGTGCGGGAGATTACCGTGCCGCACTGTAGACAGATGACCTCGTTGTAGTGGCCGTGCAGATCGATGACGCGTTCAGAGCCGGCGGCCTGGTGCAGCAGGTCCACGTTCTGCGTGATCACGCCGGTGACGAGACCACGCTGCTCCATCCGCGCCAGCGCGCGGTGTCCGTCGTTGGGTTCGGTGCGGCGCATGTGCCGCCAGCCGACATGGTTACGAGCCCAGTAATGACGGCGGAAACCCTCGTCTCCCACGAACTGCTGGTAGGTCATGGGGTTCCGAGGAGGCGAATCCGGGCCGCGGTAGTCCGGGATACCGGAGTCGGTGGAGACTCCAGCGCCGGTCAGCACGGTGAAGGTCCGGCCACGGAGGAGGTCGACGAGCCTGTCGACCTCGGCCTGTGAAGTGGTGGCGGTGGTCACTCCCCGAGCCTACGACCCGTCTCGGTTTGGGTGTACCGGTGGTGTCCGGGTACTCTGGCTCGCCGAGGTAGCGTGTCCGAGCGGCCGAAGGTGCAGCACTCGAAATGCTGTGTGGTTCATAGCCACCGTGGGTTCAAATCCCACCGCTACCGCCATGTGAGTAGAGCCCCGCCACGTCTTTCGGCGGGGCTCTACTCACATATCAGATGGGGGATTTGGGAGGAGCTCGCGCTAGCGAGGGACGGCTCCCACCGCTACCGCCATTGTGATGTCTCGCGACATCGTGAACGGGTGAACCCCCACCAGGGTGGGGGTTCACCCGTTTTTTGGTTGGTAGGTGCGGGTGGGGTCGAGGGTGAGTTCGCTGAGGATCTCGCCGGTGGTGGCGTTGATGACGGTGGCGTGGTCGTTGTGGACGAGGCAGGTGATCTCAGTGCGGGCGAGTCAATGCCGAGCACGCATGTGCCCGGAGCGGTTGTTGTCGTAGCGAACGCACCGAATCCACCCCGCGTCGTTGCGGGCCCCGTAATCGCTACTGCTACTGGCGATGCAGGCAGACGTTCACAGACGTCCACCCAGTTGACGGAGAGTCCATCTGCTCTCGGTCACGTCGCGGGCTTGACACCGGGTCTGTCGGGTTGGTTCTATGGCCGATAACGATTTCGGGACGTTTCGGTGTCGTGTTGATTCTTGTCGATCAGCACGCTCGGCGCGGTCCGATGGCGGCTGTGGGCGGGTTGGCAGTCGCGACTTCAGCTCAAGGAGGAGACTTTCGATGACTAGGTCCACGAGATTGCGTACCGGTGTGGCTGCGCTTGCGGCTGCCGGGGTATTCGCTCTCACCGCTTGTTCCGATGGTGGTGACGGAACCGACCCCGGCGGTGAGCCTGCCGAAGAGGTGTCCGGTGAGGGCATCGACGATGGCACCACGTTGACGATGTGGACCCGTGCTCCGCTCGAACGCCAGGCGGTCAATGCTGTGGAGGCGTACAACTCCTCGCACGAGAATCAGGTCGAGCTCGAGATCCTGCCGAACGACGACGTCGAAGGGCGCGTCGGCGCCGCAGCGCAGACCGATGCTCTGCCCGACCTTCTGGCCGGCGACGTGGTGCGCATCCCGTACTGGACCAGCCAGGGCATCTTTCAGGACCTGAGCGAACAGATCCAAGGGCTCGACACCCTTGACGATCTGCAGGTCGGGCACATCGATGCGGGCACCATCGACGGCGCGCAGCACACGCTGCCGTTCGTCACGGACATCTCCGTGATGGTGTGGAACAAGGACTTGTACGAGCAGGCCGGACTGGACCCGGAGGCCGGGCCCACCACCATCGCCGAGTTCACCGAGCACGCCGAAGCAGTCGCAGGCCTGGGTACCGACGGCGTGGCCGGGAGCTACCTCTCCGGTCAGTCCGGCGGCGCGCTCGTGTTCACCCTGCTGCCGTCGATCTGGGCTTCGGGAGACGAGCCGCTCAGCGAGGATGGCACCTCGGCCAACCTCGACAGCGGTTCTGCGCTCGATGTCTACGAGGCCTATCGCGGGCTGGCGGAGACCGAGAACGGGCTGGGTGCAGGATCGCAGCAGGAGACTGGCGCGACCTGGACTGCTCCCTTCCAGGAGGGCAATGTCGGCGTGATGCCCTACCCGTACACCGCCGTGACCGGCCTCTTCGAGACGGCGGACTTCGAGATCGGAGTCGGTCCGATCCCGGGCGTCGACGGCGGTGAGTCGACATTCCTGGGCGGTGACGCCATCGGCATCTCCTCCGACTCGGAGAACGCACCCCAGGCGTGGAACTTCATGCAGTGGCTGATGTCCGAGGATGCACAGCAGGAGGTCTTCGCCGACAACAACGATACGGCCGCGAACCTCGCGGTGCTCGAGTCGGGCTACGAGGGTGCGGATCCGCGCACCGCGATCGCCAATGCCACGGTTGAGCACGGGCGCACACCGGTGGCCGTGCACTTCAATGAGGCGTTCAACGCTGCTGGCAGCCCGTGGCAACTGCTCATCCAGGACGCGGTGTGGGGCGATGCCTCCACGATCAGCTCTCACAACGAGGCGATCAACACGATTCTGGCCCAGTAACCACCCCGCTTCCGCACGGACGATCGGGCCGGCCGGTGCCACACGGGCCGGCCCGATCGCGGGGTCGACGTCAAGGAGTCCGTCATGGCCGTCATGGCCGATACCGATGAACGCCAGGTCGTTCCGCACAGGCGTTCGCGATGGTCGCGCACCGACACGTTGCGTGGTTGGGCCTTTCTGGCACCGGCGTTGGCGTTGGTGGTTGTCTTCTTCATCGTGCCGGTCGGGCTCGTGGTGTACATGTCGGCCACGGACTGGACGTTGTTCGGCGGATTCACCGCCATGAACTTCCCCCAGAACTTCGTCGATATCGCCAGCGACCCGATGTTCGCGAAGTCGCTGGAGTTCACCCTCAAGTACACGGTGCTGACCACCGTGATCCTGATGCCCCTCGCGTTCTTCCTCGCCCTGCTCGTGCAAGAGGCTCGCCAGTGGAACAAGTTCCTGCGGACGGCGATCCTCCTTCCCTCCGCTCTGGGCATCGCCTCCTCCTCGTTGCTGTTCTACGCGCTGTACTCCCCGCAGGTGGGCCCCCTCAACCCGATCCTGGACTCACTCGGATTGATGGACGCCCAGCAGACGATCCTGGGCACCGCGGACGGGGCGCTGTGGGCCACCGTGGTGCTGGTGGTCTGGCGATTCACGGGCTACTTCATGCTGCTCACGCTGATCGGGGTTCAAGCGATCCCGGGCGACATCTACGAGGCCGCGAACCTCGACGGGGCGGGCCGCCTCAGGAAACTGCGCAGTATCACGCTGCCCATGCTCAAACCCACGATCGCGATGACGATGATCCTCTCGGTCACCGGATCGTTGCTCGCCTTCGACCAGTTCTTCATCCTGACCAAGGGTGGGCCGAACAACGAGACGTTGACGACGGTGCTGCTGATCTACAAGTACGCCTTCGAGACCAAGAAGGACCTCGGTATGGCTGCTGCGCTGTCCGTGGTTGTGCTCCTCGCCCTGGTGATCATCAACGTGCTCCAGCTGCGCGCCCTGGGCGTGGGCCGGTCCGAGGAGAAGTGATGGCGAACCTGCTCACCAAGCGCGTCGTCTACTACCTCCTGACGGCGCTGATTGCGATCACCTTCATCCTCCCGCTGGCCTGGGCCGTGGTGAACTCGATCGCGCCGAACTCCGCGACCTCTCAGTCAGACGGCTACGGCCTCGGCAACTACGGCGCTCTCGCCGTGTACGGCGAAGGTCTCACCACGTACCTCTCCAACTCGGTGATCCTCACCTTTGTTGCCGTTGCCGCGTGCCTGATCGCCGCCACGATGGCCGGATACGCCATCGCCCGCTTCACCTTCGCCGGCAAGGGTCTGATGTTCGTTCTGGTGCTCTCCATCCTGATGGTGCCCTATGCGGCGTTGCTGATCCCGCTGGTGGTATGGATGAGCGAACTCGGCCTGGACAACACGCTCGTCGGCGTCGGGTTCGTGCTCGCGTTGTTCCAATTGCCGTTCGGCACCTTCGTGATGCGAAACGCCTTCGAGAGCATTCCCAGCGAGCTTGAGGAAGCGGCCAAGCTGGATGGCTGCGGGACGTTCGCCACGTTCATGCGGGTGATGGTGCCGTCCGTCAAAGCCCCGATGGTCACGGTAGGCCTTTTCGTCTTCCTGAACGCGTGGAACGACTTCATGGTCCCGCTCTACCTCCTCGGTCCGCAGAACGCACCTCTGCCACTCGCCATGGTCAACATGCGACAGCAGGTGATGGGCGTGATCGACTACGGCCTCACCACCGCTGGCGTGGTCGTGCTCGCGATCCCGGCGGTCATTCTCTTCCTCGCATTACAGAAGTACTACATCAAGGGCCTCATCAGCGGGGCAGTCAAAGGTTGATACACGTCATGACGATCACTGACCGCACGTCTACGTCCACCTCTCGCGCACCGGTGGTGCCGTTGGCGCCCACGGCGCTGCGCCCGCTCGGGATCGATCAGGTGCGGCTCGACGATGGATTCTGGGGACGCCGCCAGGTGCTCAACGCGGCGGCCACCATCCCGCACTGCCTGCACTGGGAAGGTGAGGCCGGATGGATCGCGAACTTCGATGCCGTGCTTGAGGGCACGATCGCTGCCACCCGCACCGGTCGACAGTTCGCCGATTCCGACGTCTACAAACTGCTCGAGGCGATGGCATGGGAGATCGGACGGAGCGCGGATGCGTCACTGCAGCACCGGTTCGACGAGATTGTCGCCACGATCGAGCGCGTGCAGGG includes these proteins:
- the tadA gene encoding tRNA adenosine(34) deaminase TadA, whose product is MTESSPERTLIMDAMGLALDEARTAGEAGDVPVGAVVLSPTGDVIGVGRNRREADGDPTAHAEILALREAGQHLGGWRLTGCTLVVTLEPCTMCAGAIVLARVPQLVLGAWDEKAGACGSTRDVVRDSRLNHQVRVTGGVRGQEAVTMLREFFDQRR
- a CDS encoding NAD-dependent protein deacetylase, translating into MTTATTSQAEVDRLVDLLRGRTFTVLTGAGVSTDSGIPDYRGPDSPPRNPMTYQQFVGDEGFRRHYWARNHVGWRHMRRTEPNDGHRALARMEQRGLVTGVITQNVDLLHQAAGSERVIDLHGHYNEVICLQCGTVISRTQMHERLEALNPDFSREVGDVEIAPDADAVIDSTAGFRVPACTVCGGMLKPYIVYFGENVPKERVARAFAMVDSGEALLVAGSSLAVMSGLRFVRHAHKNGMPVAIVNRGTTRGDELATLHLHTGTSETLQALDAAL
- a CDS encoding ABC transporter substrate-binding protein — encoded protein: MTRSTRLRTGVAALAAAGVFALTACSDGGDGTDPGGEPAEEVSGEGIDDGTTLTMWTRAPLERQAVNAVEAYNSSHENQVELEILPNDDVEGRVGAAAQTDALPDLLAGDVVRIPYWTSQGIFQDLSEQIQGLDTLDDLQVGHIDAGTIDGAQHTLPFVTDISVMVWNKDLYEQAGLDPEAGPTTIAEFTEHAEAVAGLGTDGVAGSYLSGQSGGALVFTLLPSIWASGDEPLSEDGTSANLDSGSALDVYEAYRGLAETENGLGAGSQQETGATWTAPFQEGNVGVMPYPYTAVTGLFETADFEIGVGPIPGVDGGESTFLGGDAIGISSDSENAPQAWNFMQWLMSEDAQQEVFADNNDTAANLAVLESGYEGADPRTAIANATVEHGRTPVAVHFNEAFNAAGSPWQLLIQDAVWGDASTISSHNEAINTILAQ
- a CDS encoding carbohydrate ABC transporter permease; translation: MAVMADTDERQVVPHRRSRWSRTDTLRGWAFLAPALALVVVFFIVPVGLVVYMSATDWTLFGGFTAMNFPQNFVDIASDPMFAKSLEFTLKYTVLTTVILMPLAFFLALLVQEARQWNKFLRTAILLPSALGIASSSLLFYALYSPQVGPLNPILDSLGLMDAQQTILGTADGALWATVVLVVWRFTGYFMLLTLIGVQAIPGDIYEAANLDGAGRLRKLRSITLPMLKPTIAMTMILSVTGSLLAFDQFFILTKGGPNNETLTTVLLIYKYAFETKKDLGMAAALSVVVLLALVIINVLQLRALGVGRSEEK
- a CDS encoding carbohydrate ABC transporter permease, giving the protein MANLLTKRVVYYLLTALIAITFILPLAWAVVNSIAPNSATSQSDGYGLGNYGALAVYGEGLTTYLSNSVILTFVAVAACLIAATMAGYAIARFTFAGKGLMFVLVLSILMVPYAALLIPLVVWMSELGLDNTLVGVGFVLALFQLPFGTFVMRNAFESIPSELEEAAKLDGCGTFATFMRVMVPSVKAPMVTVGLFVFLNAWNDFMVPLYLLGPQNAPLPLAMVNMRQQVMGVIDYGLTTAGVVVLAIPAVILFLALQKYYIKGLISGAVKG